The Planctomycetota bacterium DNA segment TGCTCGGCCACCTCGGGCACCTCCAACTCGAACAGCCGCGCAATCAGGTCCGGGTGCGTCCGCGACAGGACGATCTTGACGCTGGCGCCGGCCTCGCGGACCTCAATAATCAGCGCGCGCAGCCGGTCGCCGACGTGCAGCGTTTCGCCGGGAATCTGTTCGCTCTTCGGAAGGAACCCTTCGCCCCGGCTCAGGCTTACGACCGCGTTGCCGTGCTCCACGCGCGTCACCTGTCCGGAGATGATGGCGCCGATCTGGTCGGCGTAGTTTTCCATGAGGCTGGCGCGTTCGGCCTCGCGGATCTTCTGGATGATGACCTGCTTGGCGGTCTGAGCGGCGATGCGCCCGAAACCGGTCGGGTCGATCCGCTGGCCCCCCATGATCACCTCCATCTGGCCGCTGGCGCGGTCGATCGTGATGGAGACGTCCTCCGCGGCGCCGAAGTGCTTCTTCGCCGCCGACACCAGCGCCGATTCGATGCCCTGGAAGATGATTTCGCCGTCGATGCTCTTGTCCCGGCGAATCGTCTCAACCAGTCGTACAAGTTCTCCGTTCATCCGTGTCGGCACTCCCCGATTCGCTTCCCGCAGCCCGAGCGTGCTGCCCGTCGAGTCGGCGGTCCCCGGTCCGGCAAACAAAAAAGTGGGACCGGCTGTGGACCCCACTTCCGCCGCCCCCGGCCCGGGTCCGTCCCGATCTGCCGGGGTGCGAGCCGCACCGCGCGCCTTTACGCCTGTGCTACATGCTCAGGCTCCCCAGTGTTGGTGCAACCCGTCCGGTCGTCCTGAGGGCGGCTTCCGTATTTCGCGTGGTGCGCTTCCATCCGTCGGTCGCCGACCTCGTTTCCGTGGGAATCCGTTTCCGGCCGCTCCGGCCCGGAGCCCCGTTCGCCCCGAAGGACCGGCGGCGCAGCCAAAGTTCCATGAATTTACCGTCCGGCGGCCCCGGAGTCAACAACTTTCTCGCCGGCGGCGCCCAAGACGTGGACGGGGCGAGCCGGACGCGTCGCCCGAAGGGGGCTCGCCCCCTCGTTACGGGGTCTCGCCTTCGATGCGTTCCAGGCGGATGGTTTCGCCGTCGCGAACCTGGCGGAAGACCTTGACGTCGCCCTCCACTCGCCCGATGGGGTTGACGGGGCTGGCGGCTCGCGGCTCGTCCCCCCTGGAGGCGGGGGTCTTGCCGAAGAAGATGCAGAACGCGCTGCCCGTCGGCCAGTAGGCCAGTTCCCCGACTTCCATCCGGTCGCGGGCCTCGACGCCCAGGTCCACCTGGACGGGAATGCTGAAGTAAATCTCCTGGCCCCAGGTGTTGACCGCGCTCTCGATGGGCAGGGCGTCCCAGATGCGTTCGGCCGTGGGCGTGTCGCTCAGGGTGGCCAGCATCTCGATCTTGTCCGTGGCGATTCGAATCTCGTGCATGCCTGCCTCCCGCTGATACGAACACCGCGCCGCCGCGCGGCGCAATACCCTCCGCCGGAGCGACGCGGACCGGACGGGCCCGTCTTTCAGGCCGATCCGGTCCACGCGCCGCCGGGCTTCGCCCCTCCGCAGGATGCTGCGCAGGCGGAGTCCCGGCGCGCCGGGATCGGGATGGCGAAGCCGCGCCGGCCTTCACAGGCCGACCTCAATCACCGAGCAGCCGCCCCCGGCTACTGCTGGCGCTGCTTTTTCCTGATCACAACAAACACCACGATCAGGACGACCAGAATGGGAATCAGAACATACCACCACACGGGCATTCCCGGACCTCCTTAACGCGCCCCCCGTGTTTTTCGCCAACCGATTCAACATGAGAGTAGTCCCCGCACGCGACGGCTGTCAAGAATTAATTCTGAGGGGAGACGGTGCCAGGGGAAATTGCCGCACCCGCCACTTCCCCGGGCGCGGGGGATCCTAGCGCGCCGGGGTCGCCCCTTTCAGGCTTTCTTCGAGTTCCGCGACGCGCCGCTCGGCGGCTGCACGCTCCTCCTTCGACAGCTGCCGCGAGCCCGCACTGTAGTGAGAGATTCCCTCTACCACAGGGCCCGCCGGCACAAGGGCGTCGAGTTGGAGGGCGCGGCGATACTCGGCCAACGCGGCCGCGTCCTCCCCGAGCCGGTCCGTCACGTCCGCCAGGCGCAGACGCGTCGGCGGGTCCGTCGGTGCCAGTTCGGCCGCACGCGCCAGGTACTCCCTGGCGGCCTGGAGCGCCCCCGCATCCTCGAACGCTCCGGAGACGGCGAGCCGGCAGGCGGCCAAACGGACGTACGCCTCCCCGAGCCTCGGGTGCCGCGCCAGCGCTTCGCCGTAGGCGCGGATGGCTTTGTCGGTCGCCATCGCCTGTTCGGGTCCCTCGGCCTCGGCGGCGCGGTCCTGCCACAGTCTGCCGCGCACGTACGCCGGCTCCCAGGCGAGCGGGTTCGCCCGGCCCGCCTTGCGAAGCGTCTCGTCCATGTCGAGATCGCCTTCGGCCTGGGTGGCGGCGGCGAGAAGCGCCCGCTCGCGCGCGACCGGCAGAAGGAGGCACTTGACGTAGGCAAAGGCGCCTGCCATCACCGCCAGCATCAGGACGAACGCCAGTCCCAGGGGGATGCGGAAGGAGCGGTGCGGCTCGGTCCCGGCGCGCCGGGAGAGGCCGGCGGCCACCACGACGAGCAGCGCCCAGGAGGCCGGCGCCGACAGCAGCGCCGGTTCCACCTGCGCCAGGACCAGCCACGCCGCTGCACCCGCGACGCAGGCGGCGCCAAGCAGCCGAAGCGGCCGCCCGGAAACCTTCAGCCGCGACGGGTTCTCGCCGGCGGCGAGGCCGGCCACAAGCGCCATCACGCCCAGGGCAACAGCCCCGGCGCGCCATCCGAGCGGAAAGAGCGCGATGACGGCCGGCGCCGCGAGCAGAACCGTCGGCGCGAGCAGCCGGAGAACCGACCGGTCCTCGCCCGCCGGCGCCGCTTCGCCGCGCCGGCCCCGGAGTCCCGCGCGCGCCGCGAGGACCGTGAGGCCCCCCACCGCCGCCAGCCCCGCCAGGCCCAACTGGCTCCAGGCCGAGAGCCACAGGTTGGCCGGGTCCGTGACGGCGTCGGGCGCCGCGGCCGCCTTGTGCGCGAGGTACTGGTGGCCGAAGTTTTCGAGGCCGACGCCGGTCGCCCAATGGTCGCGGATGACGGCGAGGGCGGCCCGCCAGGACTCCGCCAGGGCGCCGGGCGCCCAGGCGGGCCAGGACAGGGCCAGGGCCGTCAGGGTCGTCACGGCGGCGACCGCGGGCACAAAGGCCAGGCGCGACCGCACCTCCAACAGTTTCTCCGCGACGAAACCTGCGCCGACCGAGGTCGCCAGGACCAGCACGGCCGCCAAGACCGCCGGGTGCTGGGCGGCCGGTCCTGGGGGGCCCGGGTGGATGGCGAGCGCCCCCGGAACGATGGCGGAGGCGAGGACGACGGCGAGGAGGAACCGCCGGTCGGCATTAGTGCGGACGGCCTGGAGGAGGGCGAAGAAGGCGGTCCCGAGGCCGGTCATCTCCGCCGCACGCACCAGGGCCGACGACTTGTCCGACGCCGAAGCCGTCGAGACCACGGCCCCGAGTAGCCACAGGACGACCGGCGCCGCCATCCAGCCGTGCGCCAGGCGGGCGCGGTTCTCGGCCACCCACGAGGCGACCACGAGGACCGGCATCAGCCAGAACGCCAGGCCGACCACGAGGACCGTGGCGGGATCCGAAAGGCCCGGCGCGCCGAGGAACGAGGCCGAGGCGCGGAACTCCGGCAGGAGGAGGAGCAAGGCGGCGGCAACGACGAGGACGGCCCCGCGAAGAAAGGCGGCCAGCCGTTCGTCGGCGCGCGAGACGGTCGTCATGGGGCGTTTTTCCCGGCCGGGTGTTTCCCGTGCGGCCGGTTCTCCAGGAGGCGGCCGCGGACGCGCGTGAAAAACTCGTGGTAGTCGGGCGTCCGGTAGTCCGGATAGGTCCA contains these protein-coding regions:
- a CDS encoding cyclophilin-like fold protein, with product MHEIRIATDKIEMLATLSDTPTAERIWDALPIESAVNTWGQEIYFSIPVQVDLGVEARDRMEVGELAYWPTGSAFCIFFGKTPASRGDEPRAASPVNPIGRVEGDVKVFRQVRDGETIRLERIEGETP
- a CDS encoding tetratricopeptide repeat protein encodes the protein MTTVSRADERLAAFLRGAVLVVAAALLLLLPEFRASASFLGAPGLSDPATVLVVGLAFWLMPVLVVASWVAENRARLAHGWMAAPVVLWLLGAVVSTASASDKSSALVRAAEMTGLGTAFFALLQAVRTNADRRFLLAVVLASAIVPGALAIHPGPPGPAAQHPAVLAAVLVLATSVGAGFVAEKLLEVRSRLAFVPAVAAVTTLTALALSWPAWAPGALAESWRAALAVIRDHWATGVGLENFGHQYLAHKAAAAPDAVTDPANLWLSAWSQLGLAGLAAVGGLTVLAARAGLRGRRGEAAPAGEDRSVLRLLAPTVLLAAPAVIALFPLGWRAGAVALGVMALVAGLAAGENPSRLKVSGRPLRLLGAACVAGAAAWLVLAQVEPALLSAPASWALLVVVAAGLSRRAGTEPHRSFRIPLGLAFVLMLAVMAGAFAYVKCLLLPVARERALLAAATQAEGDLDMDETLRKAGRANPLAWEPAYVRGRLWQDRAAEAEGPEQAMATDKAIRAYGEALARHPRLGEAYVRLAACRLAVSGAFEDAGALQAAREYLARAAELAPTDPPTRLRLADVTDRLGEDAAALAEYRRALQLDALVPAGPVVEGISHYSAGSRQLSKEERAAAERRVAELEESLKGATPAR